Genomic DNA from Candidatus Bathyarchaeota archaeon:
TAGCCAATCCCGAAAGCACCTTTAGAGACTCTAAACCGCCGAACTTAGATTTATAGGTTAACCATACAGCCTCTCCCTTAAACTTTTTAAAACCATGAAGTTACAGAAGATGCGGCGGGGCCGGAATGCTTCCGATGGAGACTGCAAGTTAGTGGATGGTGGACGGTTTGGCTAGTGAGGAGATGGTTGTCACACCTTGGGAGGTTGCGGGGGAGATCGACTACTCAAAGTTGATAGAGCAGTTTGGAACACAGCCATTGACCGATGATCTGCTCGAGGAGCTGAGGGAGCATACTGGAGAGTTGCATATGCAGTTGAGGAGGAGGATCTTCTTCTCCCATAGGGATCTGGACTGGCTCCTCGAGAAATATAGGATGGGGGAGAAGTTTGTACTGTACACTGGGAGGGGACCTTCAGGAAACGTTCATCTTGGCCACGTCATACCTTGGATATTCACAAAACACTTGCAAGAGAAGTTCGACGCCAAACTCTATTTCCAGTTGACAGACGACGAGAAGTTTCTAGTGAGCCAAAACCTAACCATAAGAGACACACTCAGACTCGCCTACGACAATGCCTTGGACGTCTTGGCTACGGGTTTCGATGTGAAGAAGACTTTCTTGATCTCGGATGTGAGGAATGTTCAGACCCTTTACAAGGTTGCTGTTGAGGTTGCGAAGCATGTCACCTACTCGACAGCTAAGGCTGTCTTCGGATTCAAGGAGAGTTCAAATATTGGAATAATCTTCTTTCCAGCGATGCAGGCTGCGCCATGTTTTCTCGAGTCGGCCTTATCTGGCAGGAATGTTCCATGCCTGATCCCTGCGGCTATAGATCAAGATCCCTACTGGAGGATAACTAGGGATGTGGCTCCGAAACTCAACTATTACAAGCCCGCCCAGATACATTGCAAGTTTCTCCCAGGACTCGGTAAGGGTGGGAAGATGTCCTCCTCGATGCCTGAGACATGCATATTCACAACAGATGATCTTGAGGTCGCTGCGGGTAAGATAATGAATGCTTACACTGGAGGTAAGGCTACTGTTGAGGA
This window encodes:
- a CDS encoding tryptophan--tRNA ligase; translation: MVDGLASEEMVVTPWEVAGEIDYSKLIEQFGTQPLTDDLLEELREHTGELHMQLRRRIFFSHRDLDWLLEKYRMGEKFVLYTGRGPSGNVHLGHVIPWIFTKHLQEKFDAKLYFQLTDDEKFLVSQNLTIRDTLRLAYDNALDVLATGFDVKKTFLISDVRNVQTLYKVAVEVAKHVTYSTAKAVFGFKESSNIGIIFFPAMQAAPCFLESALSGRNVPCLIPAAIDQDPYWRITRDVAPKLNYYKPAQIHCKFLPGLGKGGKMSSSMPETCIFTTDDLEVAAGKIMNAYTGGKATVEEQRRLGANPDICPIYYYEMFLFEPDDVKLVEIGKRCRSGDLLCGEHKASLAPKVERFLKEHQNRREKAKDIVSECFIDPCDRDIQASLGLEMF